The following are encoded in a window of Telmatobacter sp. DSM 110680 genomic DNA:
- a CDS encoding TonB-dependent receptor gives MPKNAVNSSMQPRRESGGRVHARSGWWQIAVVLFALYVLPVHAQYRASLQGTVADSQGAMVPGAQLSLTDKETNHVVSTTSDGEGNFNFNALAPSTYKLEVTRDGFKTKVLDGVHVISEQANALNVVLEIGGKSETVTVNAADAAAIDTETGDVGGTISQEDFAKMPDFGRDPLQLAQLAPGMFGDSSQNGGGGTQSLPGNQGDGSAGSSTGPYMTENKPQVFGNGGRNDTNGIMIDGVQSTSVTWGSAAVVTPNPDTIKEMKVVTNPYDAEYGRFSGAQIQIISQNGTNQYHGTALFKLDRPGLNAYQRWNPNGATAQQRDEAKFNEYGGTVGGPIIHNHLFGFFGYDTIRNNGTNINSGWYETASLDGASTSGTIANKFLTVKGVGVQYKAILEGAADGHDCASVGLIQGVNCNWIQGQGLDLGKPLTIGVGKHDPSYAPPQVVGGNKIFTPGLGGNGDGLYADNMDGNADMFFVQTEGPNNNVNTQYNGRVDYQLSANNLIAANLYYVPVNNVSFTDRPQNIFHHNAKNYSAGLLFNHTFSGTMLNEARADMAGWKWNELKDNPQAPLGLPYDNIYLQNGNNSFASINPASFGPSIGSIFDQWTLNFKDVLTKVYKSHNLKFGGQYTRLAYLDSATWAASANYYFNNYWDFLNDAPQTESINGANPLTGVPTDSRKDDRQYIPAFFVQDDWKVKPNLTVNLGIRWEYFAGMTEKNGNNPRLNLGTGANTFTNLAIVLKQPQVDAQKGNFGPQIGFAWSPAHDNGKLVLRGGVGLSFNGLEEAITTNTRFDPPFATNSNTLTDGQIVYGTASNIYQYGALPANPALISTFNSANLPTNGLIGITGVDNKLPTSRVLRYSLEAQYDLGHDWVATLGYSGSTGRHLPLQYNLYDKYASQIIAGQMAFNPIVNGIDWYEDTGTSNFNSMLAEVRHQLSHTFEADVQYRWAHSLDNGSGPYSTSDYEYLPGFNWGSSDFDSRNMIKMFGLWTPVLFHGNAWAEKVAGGWTFSPIFNFHSGFPWNPNFSGLGCNAVFNSSCGNGGTGNLRPSSYLGGGGHSQETDSFKTVSGVPGENFSKGGAAYFTKPAEVDGMSWSNNQVAPTPGPLPGTPGIGRNAFIGPRYSDLDLAATKAFGLPSMKVLGEGARLEIRANVFNLFNKLNLANVDSNVTDSGFGRATSALGSRTIEGEFHFKF, from the coding sequence ATGCCGAAAAATGCCGTAAATAGCTCTATGCAACCCCGGAGAGAATCCGGCGGTCGCGTTCATGCAAGGAGCGGGTGGTGGCAAATCGCAGTTGTGCTTTTTGCCTTGTACGTTCTGCCCGTTCATGCCCAATACCGAGCGAGTCTTCAGGGAACGGTTGCAGACTCACAGGGAGCGATGGTTCCGGGAGCGCAACTCTCGCTTACCGACAAAGAGACCAACCACGTAGTGAGTACAACGAGTGATGGAGAAGGCAACTTCAATTTCAACGCACTCGCTCCGAGCACGTACAAACTGGAAGTAACGCGTGATGGGTTCAAGACCAAAGTTCTGGACGGAGTCCACGTAATTTCCGAACAGGCAAACGCGCTGAACGTCGTGTTGGAGATTGGTGGCAAGTCAGAGACGGTGACAGTGAACGCCGCAGACGCGGCGGCTATTGATACTGAGACCGGTGATGTGGGCGGCACGATAAGCCAGGAAGACTTTGCGAAGATGCCGGACTTTGGCCGTGATCCGCTGCAACTGGCCCAGTTGGCTCCAGGCATGTTTGGCGACAGTTCGCAGAACGGCGGTGGCGGAACTCAATCTCTGCCCGGCAACCAGGGCGATGGCAGCGCGGGGTCAAGCACGGGCCCTTACATGACCGAGAACAAACCGCAAGTGTTTGGTAACGGCGGAAGGAACGACACCAACGGAATCATGATCGACGGCGTGCAATCGACCAGCGTGACCTGGGGATCTGCAGCAGTCGTTACGCCAAACCCAGACACCATCAAAGAAATGAAGGTCGTCACCAATCCCTATGATGCTGAGTACGGACGCTTCAGCGGCGCGCAAATTCAGATCATCTCGCAGAACGGCACGAACCAATACCACGGCACTGCTCTTTTTAAATTGGATCGTCCGGGCCTGAACGCATATCAACGCTGGAATCCCAATGGCGCCACGGCGCAGCAGCGCGATGAGGCCAAGTTCAATGAGTACGGCGGAACGGTCGGCGGACCAATCATCCATAACCATCTTTTCGGGTTTTTTGGTTATGACACGATCCGCAACAATGGAACAAACATCAATTCGGGCTGGTACGAGACGGCGAGCCTGGATGGAGCGTCTACATCCGGCACGATTGCTAACAAATTCCTGACTGTCAAAGGTGTAGGCGTACAGTACAAAGCGATCCTCGAGGGAGCTGCGGATGGTCATGATTGTGCCTCCGTCGGGCTGATTCAGGGAGTGAATTGCAACTGGATCCAGGGACAAGGTCTGGACCTTGGTAAGCCATTAACCATCGGGGTTGGCAAGCACGATCCCTCTTATGCGCCACCGCAAGTCGTTGGAGGGAACAAGATCTTCACACCCGGCCTGGGTGGCAATGGGGACGGCCTTTATGCGGACAACATGGATGGCAATGCCGACATGTTCTTTGTACAAACAGAAGGACCGAACAACAACGTCAACACACAGTACAACGGCCGCGTGGATTATCAGTTGTCTGCGAACAACCTGATTGCCGCGAATCTCTACTATGTTCCGGTCAACAACGTCAGCTTCACTGACCGGCCGCAGAATATTTTCCACCACAACGCCAAGAACTACTCGGCGGGTCTGCTCTTCAATCACACCTTTTCCGGTACGATGCTGAACGAAGCACGCGCCGACATGGCAGGCTGGAAGTGGAACGAGTTAAAGGACAACCCTCAAGCACCGCTGGGGCTGCCATACGACAACATCTACCTGCAAAACGGCAATAACTCGTTCGCATCTATCAATCCGGCATCGTTTGGCCCCAGCATCGGAAGCATCTTTGACCAGTGGACTCTGAATTTCAAGGATGTGCTGACCAAGGTTTACAAGAGCCACAACCTGAAGTTTGGCGGTCAGTATACGCGCCTCGCTTATCTTGACTCCGCGACGTGGGCGGCAAGCGCCAACTACTACTTCAACAACTACTGGGATTTTCTAAACGATGCACCGCAGACGGAGTCGATCAACGGCGCCAATCCGCTGACCGGTGTGCCAACCGATTCGCGCAAAGATGACCGGCAGTACATTCCAGCCTTCTTTGTGCAGGACGACTGGAAGGTTAAGCCAAATCTGACTGTCAACCTGGGCATCCGCTGGGAATATTTTGCGGGCATGACGGAGAAGAATGGCAATAATCCACGGTTGAACCTCGGGACTGGCGCGAACACCTTCACGAACCTCGCCATCGTTCTCAAGCAGCCGCAGGTGGATGCGCAGAAGGGCAACTTCGGACCCCAGATCGGGTTTGCGTGGAGTCCGGCGCACGATAACGGGAAGCTAGTGTTGCGCGGCGGTGTGGGTCTCAGTTTCAACGGGCTCGAAGAGGCAATTACCACCAATACGCGCTTCGATCCGCCTTTTGCCACCAACAGCAATACGCTGACGGACGGCCAGATTGTCTATGGTACAGCTTCCAACATCTATCAATACGGAGCCTTGCCGGCCAATCCAGCGCTGATTTCGACCTTCAACTCCGCCAATCTGCCTACCAACGGCCTCATCGGCATCACCGGTGTAGACAACAAGCTACCCACCAGCCGTGTCCTCCGCTATTCGCTGGAAGCTCAATACGACCTGGGCCATGACTGGGTAGCAACACTGGGATACTCTGGCAGCACGGGTCGCCACTTACCATTGCAATACAACCTCTATGACAAGTACGCCTCGCAGATCATCGCCGGCCAGATGGCCTTCAACCCCATTGTTAATGGAATTGACTGGTACGAAGACACAGGCACATCGAACTTCAACTCAATGCTCGCCGAGGTGCGGCACCAGCTTTCGCATACCTTTGAAGCTGATGTGCAGTACCGCTGGGCGCACTCGCTGGACAATGGCTCCGGACCCTATTCAACGTCAGATTATGAGTATTTGCCTGGCTTCAACTGGGGTTCATCAGACTTTGACTCGCGCAACATGATCAAGATGTTCGGCCTTTGGACTCCAGTCCTCTTCCACGGAAACGCCTGGGCGGAGAAGGTAGCTGGAGGCTGGACATTCAGTCCGATCTTCAATTTCCACTCTGGTTTCCCGTGGAATCCAAATTTCAGCGGGCTTGGTTGCAACGCGGTCTTCAATTCGAGTTGCGGCAATGGAGGAACCGGAAATCTGCGTCCCTCTTCATATCTGGGAGGAGGAGGCCACAGCCAGGAGACAGATTCGTTCAAGACCGTCTCGGGAGTTCCAGGAGAAAATTTCTCTAAGGGCGGCGCGGCTTACTTTACAAAGCCGGCTGAGGTAGATGGAATGTCTTGGAGCAATAACCAGGTTGCTCCTACTCCGGGCCCACTTCCTGGTACCCCGGGCATCGGCCGCAACGCTTTCATTGGTCCGCGTTACTCGGATCTGGACCTGGCAGCAACCAAGGCATTCGGGTTGCCCTCGATGAAGGTTCTGGGCGAGGGAGCGAGGCTTGAGATCCGCGCCAACGTCTTTAACCTTTTCAACAAGCTGAACTTGGCAAACGTCGACAGCAATGTCACCGACTCTGGCTTCGGACGCGCAACTTCTGCGTTGGGTTCGCGTACGATTGAAGGCGAATTCCACTTCAAGTTCTAA
- a CDS encoding glycoside hydrolase family 125 protein yields MKPAISPSSHNFFVGKLTISVSLLFLFATVALAQSFARRVPISLRPDDVLPTGNQWISLPDIRADNGSLSTFNVLSMRHRGLLQISGEHSGPVLQPYFTADGKPLEFHKPSWELIAYWIPTAHLAVDGLEATLTYCAPPESRAAFLRMTLTNHRTAPVEVSLGVKASFGSIERVTYVPVELRGERTVGVAPWVDPAEVFSYITTDTDFAWTLLHPGSKASITTPPTTATPAVNASQTKTLAPGESVESIFVLAAGIEEFSAAHNARALREQIDRNGAEAMIQQTAAWLLKRTRSSNQADLDLLMNRNFLFTELYAWGRTIDTEQLVGVTSRSPRYYVSAAYWDRDAMLWSFPALLDIDPPMAREALEYALTTQLRNTGTHSRFIDGIVLEDGFQLDEAAAPLLALAAYEKRTNDTAFLSAHSAALATLSDRLQSRFDPATGLYSSLQDSQDEFQKLPFITYDNVLVWRALTDLADLEKRLNNSSESQEMTARATSLHAAILSHCVSTTAPNSAGPIFATATDGKNYVFTEIPPGSLFKLPALGFVPESNPTFTRTYQWLHSKNYQYSYFDQPYGLPGSYRVPFTTAWSIADNLLLTAGRDQSLKILLASNWDGGIITEGVDPTTARMDQAGRAFATAAGYVAHAICQVSCTDNRK; encoded by the coding sequence TTGAAACCTGCAATCTCGCCTTCGTCGCACAATTTTTTTGTCGGCAAACTCACGATTTCTGTATCTCTTCTTTTCCTTTTCGCGACAGTGGCGTTGGCGCAGTCCTTCGCCCGACGAGTTCCCATTTCCCTGCGTCCCGATGACGTTCTTCCCACCGGAAACCAGTGGATCTCTCTGCCCGACATACGGGCTGATAATGGCTCGCTCAGCACCTTCAACGTCCTCTCCATGCGCCACCGCGGGCTGCTCCAGATCAGCGGCGAGCACAGTGGCCCTGTCCTTCAGCCTTACTTCACTGCCGATGGCAAGCCTCTCGAATTTCACAAACCTTCCTGGGAACTCATCGCCTACTGGATCCCCACCGCCCATCTGGCCGTCGACGGTCTCGAAGCGACGCTGACGTATTGCGCTCCTCCCGAATCGCGCGCAGCGTTTCTGCGCATGACGCTGACTAATCACCGCACCGCTCCAGTTGAAGTCTCACTCGGTGTGAAAGCATCATTCGGTTCCATTGAACGCGTCACCTACGTGCCCGTGGAACTGCGCGGCGAGCGCACGGTTGGCGTTGCCCCCTGGGTGGATCCGGCGGAAGTCTTCAGTTACATCACCACAGACACCGATTTTGCATGGACCCTCCTTCATCCTGGATCGAAGGCCAGCATCACCACTCCGCCAACCACCGCGACACCCGCAGTCAACGCCAGCCAAACCAAAACACTTGCGCCTGGCGAATCGGTCGAATCCATCTTTGTGCTCGCCGCCGGGATTGAGGAATTCAGCGCTGCGCACAATGCTCGGGCTCTGCGCGAGCAGATTGACCGCAACGGCGCTGAAGCGATGATTCAGCAGACCGCAGCCTGGCTGCTGAAACGCACGCGCAGCTCAAATCAAGCGGACCTCGATCTGCTGATGAACCGCAACTTTCTTTTCACCGAGCTTTACGCGTGGGGCCGCACCATCGACACAGAGCAACTCGTTGGTGTCACCTCACGCAGCCCGCGCTACTACGTCTCCGCCGCGTACTGGGATCGTGATGCCATGCTGTGGAGCTTCCCTGCACTGCTCGACATCGATCCTCCCATGGCACGCGAAGCGCTCGAATACGCGCTCACCACACAGCTCCGCAACACCGGCACGCACAGCCGCTTCATCGACGGCATCGTCCTCGAAGATGGCTTTCAACTCGACGAGGCCGCCGCCCCCCTCCTCGCTCTCGCCGCGTACGAAAAGCGCACCAACGATACAGCGTTTCTTTCCGCGCACAGCGCCGCGCTCGCTACGCTGAGCGATCGCCTTCAAAGCCGGTTCGATCCCGCCACTGGCCTTTATTCTTCTTTGCAGGACTCGCAGGACGAATTCCAGAAGCTGCCTTTCATCACATACGACAATGTCCTGGTATGGCGCGCACTCACCGATCTTGCGGATCTCGAAAAGCGCTTGAACAACTCCAGCGAATCGCAAGAAATGACTGCGCGTGCCACTTCTTTGCACGCAGCGATTCTTTCTCACTGCGTCTCAACCACAGCGCCAAACTCCGCAGGTCCTATCTTCGCCACTGCCACCGACGGCAAGAATTATGTCTTCACTGAAATTCCGCCCGGCTCTCTTTTCAAACTGCCGGCTCTTGGCTTCGTTCCTGAATCCAATCCAACCTTTACGCGCACCTATCAATGGCTGCACTCGAAGAATTATCAGTATTCCTACTTCGATCAGCCGTATGGACTGCCTGGAAGTTACCGCGTTCCCTTCACAACCGCATGGAGCATCGCCGATAATCTGCTTCTCACTGCAGGTCGCGATCAATCCCTCAAGATTCTCCTGGCCAGTAACTGGGATGGCGGCATCATCACCGAAGGCGTCGACCCCACCACCGCACGCATGGATCAAGCGGGCCGCGCCTTTGCTACCGCCGCCGGTTACGTTGCCCACGCCATCTGCCAGGTTTCCTGCACAGACAATCGCAAGTGA
- a CDS encoding glucoamylase family protein gives MNKFTIRPSRKTRFVPLLSCIAAAILVMPPMHVGAQSDYYRHVIFDNSLNKDGYYFSHAQANGPSFVEQQDGRLPVDAKTFRTPPNAIRIQWQSAPAGGWNAEISVLDFRNRRPGLDGHNLYFSIYTPQPIAAADMPLLVLSTSSEGLQVAEFPASFSTPLNLGKYTGDIPASRWIEVRIPLADIQSASIYNFRPEYTQSLIFYQNRADNIRHTLIVDEIRVADASATHSSFSAPKNLRATGYDRHVELEWTAPDSVGLARYVIYRSEDGNKFTPIGTQIPGIHRYEDFLGKSGVNARYKVAAADWAYHESPQSNEAAAATRELSDDEMLTMMQQACFHYYWEGADPHSGMTRENIPGDERIVATGASGMGIMSLIVGVDRKFITRAEGVERLTKIVDFLEHAQRYHGVWSHYMNGATGKTMPVFGMYDNGGDLVETSFLMQGLLAARQYFHGSDSGEQSLYRRITGLWETVEWDWHRDKPDSDFLYWHWSPQWAFQIHHPLIGFNETMMTYLLAIASPTHGVPASMYYSGWSSQAVMAQQYRQGWSGSTDGNHYGNGHTYYGIKLDVGVGPGGPLFFTHYSFMGLDPHSFHDRFTTSYFENNRNIARINRAYSIANPKHYAGYGPDAWGLTASDGPHGYAAQAPDEADDIGNITPTGALASFPYTPEDSMAALKHYYRDYGDTMWGVYGLRDAINPSANWISPIYMGLNQAPIVVMIENYRTGLVWKNFMANPEITTMLKNLNAATAEQPHL, from the coding sequence ATGAACAAGTTCACCATTCGCCCATCACGCAAAACTCGCTTCGTTCCGCTTCTCTCTTGCATCGCGGCCGCAATCCTTGTCATGCCTCCCATGCACGTTGGCGCGCAATCCGACTACTACCGCCATGTCATCTTCGATAACAGCCTCAACAAGGACGGATACTATTTCAGCCACGCCCAGGCCAATGGTCCAAGCTTCGTTGAGCAGCAGGACGGCCGGCTCCCCGTCGACGCAAAAACTTTCCGCACGCCTCCCAACGCGATTCGCATTCAATGGCAATCCGCGCCGGCAGGCGGATGGAACGCGGAAATCTCGGTACTCGATTTCCGCAACCGGCGCCCCGGCCTCGACGGTCATAACCTCTACTTTTCCATCTACACGCCGCAACCCATAGCGGCTGCTGACATGCCCCTGCTCGTTCTCTCCACTTCCAGCGAAGGTCTGCAGGTTGCCGAATTTCCAGCCAGCTTCAGCACTCCTCTCAACCTCGGCAAGTACACGGGCGACATTCCCGCCTCTCGCTGGATCGAAGTCCGCATCCCGCTCGCCGACATTCAATCCGCATCCATTTACAACTTCCGCCCGGAATATACGCAGAGCCTCATCTTCTATCAGAACCGGGCTGACAACATCCGTCATACTCTCATCGTCGATGAGATCCGCGTAGCCGACGCGTCCGCCACGCACAGCTCTTTTTCCGCTCCTAAAAATCTCCGCGCGACCGGTTACGACCGTCACGTCGAGCTTGAATGGACCGCGCCCGACTCCGTTGGTCTCGCCCGTTATGTGATCTACCGCTCCGAAGACGGCAACAAATTCACTCCGATCGGTACGCAGATCCCCGGCATTCACCGCTACGAAGACTTCCTCGGCAAGTCGGGCGTGAATGCCCGTTATAAAGTCGCTGCCGCCGATTGGGCCTATCACGAATCCCCGCAATCGAACGAGGCTGCCGCCGCCACCCGCGAACTCAGTGACGACGAAATGCTCACCATGATGCAGCAGGCCTGCTTTCACTACTACTGGGAGGGCGCCGATCCCCACTCCGGCATGACCCGGGAAAATATTCCCGGCGATGAACGCATCGTCGCTACAGGAGCCAGCGGCATGGGCATCATGTCGCTGATCGTCGGCGTAGATCGCAAATTCATCACGCGTGCCGAAGGCGTGGAGCGCCTCACTAAAATCGTCGACTTCCTCGAACACGCGCAACGCTATCACGGTGTCTGGTCGCATTACATGAATGGCGCTACCGGCAAGACCATGCCTGTCTTCGGTATGTACGACAACGGCGGGGACCTCGTCGAAACTTCGTTCCTTATGCAGGGCCTTCTCGCTGCGCGCCAGTATTTCCACGGATCAGATTCAGGCGAACAATCTCTGTACCGCCGCATCACCGGCCTGTGGGAGACCGTCGAGTGGGACTGGCATCGCGACAAGCCAGACAGCGACTTCCTTTATTGGCACTGGTCTCCGCAGTGGGCTTTTCAGATTCATCATCCACTTATCGGCTTCAACGAAACGATGATGACTTATCTGCTCGCCATCGCTTCTCCCACGCATGGCGTGCCTGCTTCCATGTACTACTCGGGCTGGTCTTCGCAGGCAGTGATGGCGCAACAATATCGCCAGGGATGGTCTGGCAGCACCGACGGCAACCACTACGGTAACGGCCATACGTATTACGGCATCAAGCTCGATGTCGGAGTCGGTCCCGGCGGCCCGCTCTTCTTTACGCACTACTCGTTCATGGGCCTCGACCCGCACAGTTTCCACGATCGCTTCACTACGTCGTACTTTGAAAACAATCGCAACATCGCTCGCATCAACCGCGCCTACTCAATCGCGAATCCCAAGCATTACGCAGGCTACGGACCTGATGCCTGGGGACTTACCGCCAGCGATGGTCCGCACGGTTACGCTGCTCAGGCGCCAGACGAGGCAGACGACATCGGCAATATCACGCCCACCGGAGCGCTCGCATCGTTCCCTTACACGCCCGAGGATTCCATGGCCGCACTAAAGCATTACTATCGCGATTACGGCGATACGATGTGGGGCGTTTACGGCTTGCGCGATGCCATCAATCCCAGTGCTAACTGGATCTCGCCCATTTACATGGGATTGAATCAGGCGCCCATCGTGGTCATGATCGAGAACTACCGCACCGGGCTTGTCTGGAAGAATTTCATGGCCAATCCAGAGATCACTACGATGTTGAAAAACCTCAACGCCGCAACGGCAGAGCAACCTCATCTGTGA
- a CDS encoding glycoside hydrolase family 28 protein, with protein sequence MQDFRRDFLKMAGLTMAGSATTLLNPSRATSQSQPAASLATSAKPVYFDVRAYGAKGDGVSIDTPAINGAIDAASNTGGGTVIFPAGVYACYSIHLKSNVALFLQQGATILAAPTPYDGTTAGGYDSAEPQGSWEPYQDYGHNHWHNSLLWGENIHNFGIFGPGLIWGKGLSRGHDEKVLPNTTAPGVGNKAIALKNCRNVILSDFSILQGGWFGILATGVDNFTIDNLKIDTNRDGIDIDCCRNVRVSNCTVNSPWDDGICPKSSYALGYARATENLTITNCYVTGVYELGSVLDGTWKKMEMPKGRWGTGRIKLGTETNGGFKNITISNCVFESCRGFALESVDGAVVEDITFSNVTMRDVNAPFFLRLGARLRGPKPQTVVGSMKRIVLSNLVSSGAAQLPSIIAGVSDHPIEDLKISDVYLHQVGGASADMAAIQPAENADKYPEPTMFGDLPATGMYIRHAKNVELSNVEIATESADARPAFYLDDVDGADFFRVKFPQRAQSKQFRLKNVSDFRLFGCHHYADAKEDHADDKIV encoded by the coding sequence GTGCAGGATTTTCGTCGGGACTTTTTGAAGATGGCCGGACTCACTATGGCCGGCAGCGCTACCACGCTTCTCAACCCTTCGCGCGCAACGTCGCAGTCCCAACCAGCCGCGTCCCTGGCCACATCGGCGAAGCCTGTGTACTTCGATGTGCGCGCCTACGGAGCAAAAGGTGACGGCGTCTCCATCGACACGCCCGCCATTAACGGCGCTATTGATGCTGCTTCTAACACCGGTGGCGGCACCGTCATCTTCCCCGCCGGCGTCTACGCTTGCTACTCCATCCATCTCAAGAGCAACGTCGCGCTCTTTCTCCAACAGGGCGCCACCATCCTCGCCGCTCCCACTCCATACGACGGAACAACGGCCGGCGGTTACGATTCGGCCGAGCCACAAGGTTCGTGGGAGCCTTACCAGGACTACGGCCACAATCACTGGCACAATAGTCTTCTCTGGGGCGAAAACATCCACAACTTCGGCATCTTCGGCCCGGGCCTCATCTGGGGCAAAGGTCTGAGCCGCGGTCACGACGAAAAAGTTCTCCCCAACACCACGGCGCCCGGTGTAGGCAACAAAGCCATCGCGCTCAAGAACTGCCGCAACGTCATTCTCTCCGACTTCTCCATATTGCAAGGCGGATGGTTCGGCATTCTTGCCACCGGTGTGGACAACTTCACCATCGACAACCTCAAGATCGACACCAACCGCGACGGAATCGACATCGACTGCTGCCGCAACGTCCGCGTCTCCAACTGCACCGTCAACTCACCGTGGGACGACGGTATCTGCCCTAAGAGTTCCTATGCCCTCGGCTATGCGCGCGCGACAGAAAATCTGACCATCACCAACTGCTACGTCACAGGTGTCTACGAACTCGGTTCCGTCCTCGACGGCACTTGGAAGAAGATGGAGATGCCGAAAGGCCGTTGGGGAACCGGCCGCATTAAACTTGGCACTGAAACCAACGGTGGATTCAAGAACATCACCATCTCCAACTGTGTCTTTGAAAGCTGTCGCGGCTTCGCGCTTGAGTCCGTCGATGGCGCTGTTGTGGAAGACATCACTTTCTCCAACGTAACGATGCGTGACGTCAACGCGCCCTTCTTCCTCCGTCTTGGCGCACGCCTCCGCGGACCCAAGCCTCAAACCGTAGTCGGATCCATGAAGCGCATCGTGCTCAGCAACCTTGTCAGTTCAGGCGCCGCACAACTGCCCTCGATCATCGCTGGAGTTTCCGATCACCCTATCGAAGACCTGAAGATCAGCGACGTTTATCTACACCAGGTTGGCGGCGCGAGTGCTGACATGGCGGCGATTCAGCCCGCCGAAAACGCCGACAAGTACCCCGAGCCCACCATGTTCGGCGATCTTCCCGCGACAGGCATGTACATCCGTCACGCAAAGAATGTCGAACTCAGCAACGTCGAGATTGCAACTGAATCCGCCGATGCGCGGCCGGCCTTTTATCTTGACGATGTTGATGGCGCGGACTTCTTCCGCGTGAAATTCCCGCAGCGCGCGCAGAGCAAGCAGTTCCGTTTGAAGAACGTCTCCGACTTTCGCCTTTTCGGCTGCCACCACTACGCCGACGCGAAAGAGGATCATGCGGACGACAAGATCGTCTGA
- a CDS encoding helix-turn-helix transcriptional regulator, with the protein MNLLLHAVSLLDYYVVLTQHNVVPENNSAPSLGESGLFNRIAVLRAERGISRQKLADAVGVNYQTIGFLERGDYGPSLKLTLQIAAFFGLPVEAIFSLEPFKPLSEQVYGTKMESKR; encoded by the coding sequence TTGAATCTTCTTCTTCACGCTGTTTCTCTCCTTGACTATTATGTTGTGTTAACACAACATAATGTGGTGCCTGAAAATAATAGCGCACCATCTCTCGGAGAAAGCGGACTCTTCAACCGCATTGCCGTGTTGCGCGCCGAACGGGGAATCAGCCGTCAGAAACTGGCAGATGCGGTAGGGGTAAATTACCAGACAATTGGCTTTCTGGAACGAGGCGACTACGGACCGAGCCTGAAGTTGACTCTTCAGATTGCGGCATTTTTTGGCCTGCCGGTTGAGGCGATTTTTTCCCTTGAGCCGTTCAAGCCGCTGAGTGAACAGGTGTATGGGACCAAAATGGAGAGTAAGCGATGA
- a CDS encoding Dabb family protein, translating into MFIHIFGFRWKEHATSAEKERAARDIRAFQGQIRGLIDVAVGENLSPRGQGYTFAGLMRFTEKAACDAYAIHPSHLELLEWLVPLIDPVELDFEV; encoded by the coding sequence TTGTTCATCCACATCTTCGGATTTCGTTGGAAAGAGCATGCGACAAGCGCCGAGAAAGAGCGCGCAGCGCGTGACATTCGCGCATTTCAAGGGCAGATTCGGGGCTTGATTGACGTAGCTGTAGGCGAAAACTTGTCGCCGCGAGGGCAGGGATACACATTTGCTGGCTTGATGAGGTTCACAGAAAAGGCTGCCTGCGACGCCTACGCCATCCATCCATCGCATCTCGAGCTTCTCGAATGGCTCGTACCGCTGATCGATCCAGTTGAGCTGGATTTCGAAGTATAA